In Nymphaea colorata isolate Beijing-Zhang1983 chromosome 3, ASM883128v2, whole genome shotgun sequence, a genomic segment contains:
- the LOC116251350 gene encoding eukaryotic translation initiation factor 3 subunit D-like has protein sequence MVSFNVPYNPDGWGPPEAPVPLESHHLQHAPYAPFSKADKLGRIADWTRNPFPSRPSGRGGADASVFDLAFGDESLGAADDDSSFRLVDGRPAPRHPRFGPRWRFQQQRQLPQRKDEEVEARRREAEKERQRRDRLYNQNRAGAGQRREAAAFRSSVDIQPEWAMLDQIPFSTFSKLSYAVGEPEDLVACGAVEFYDRTYDRVNPKGDRKLERFKNRTFFKVTTTDDPVIRRLANEDKATVFATDTILAALMCCPRSVYSWDIVVQRVGNKLFFDKRDGSQLDLLSVNETSQEPLPEAKEDINSAYSLSVEAAYVNQNFSQQVLVRDGNRIAFEEPNPFASESEEPASVAYRYRRWKLDENISLVARCEVHGAMVDTKGGRSLLTINALNEFDPKYSGVDWRQKLETQRGAVLATELKNNANKLARWTAQALLSGADVMKLGYVSRAHPRDHFNHVILSVQGYKPREFAMQINLNTSNMWGIVKSIVDLCLKLNEGKYVLVKDPAKPQVRIYEVPADAFENDYVEEPLPEEEQVQPPTEEESTATAAAVAASKDAEEKDADV, from the exons ATGGTTTCCTTCAATGTTCCCTACAATCCAGATGGCTGGGGTCCGCCGGAGGCGCCGGTGCCACTGGAGAGTCACCACCTCCAACATGCACCCTATGCTCCTTTCTCCAAGGCAGACAAGCTCGGCCGCATAGCCGATTGGACCCGTAATCCCTTCCCCTCAAGGCCCTCTGGTCGTGGTGGTGCCGATGCTTCGGTCTTCGACCTCGCCTTCGGCGATGAATCTTTGGGTGCTGCAGATGATGATTCATCCTTCCGTCTCGTTGATGGGCGGCCTGCCCCGCGTCACCCACGCTTTGGACCGCGATGGCGGTTCCAGCAGCAGCGACAGCTTCCCCAACGCAAGGACGAGGAGGTGGAGGCACGGCGCCGTGAGGCCGAGAAGGAGCGGCAGCGCCGCGACCGCCTCTACAACCAGAATCGTGCAGGAGCCGGACAGCGCCGTGAGGCGGCTGCCTTTCGCTCTTCTGTCGACATCCAGCCCGAGTGGGCCATGCTGGATCAGATCCCTTTCTCTACTTTCTCAAAGTTGAGCTATGCTGTCGGGGAGCCGGAGGACCTTGTTGCCTGCGGCGCTGTGGAGTTTTACGACCGCACCTATGATCGGGTGAACCCCAAGGGCGATCGGAAACTTGAGCGGTTCAAGAATAGGACCTTCTTCAAGGTGACCACCACTGACGATCCGGTGATCCGGCGCCTTGCGAACGAGGACAAGGCCACCGTCTTTGCTACTGATACCATCCTTGCGGCCCTTATGTGCTGTCCTCGCTCTGTCTATTCTTGGGATATTGTCGTGCAGAGGGTCGGCAACAAGCTGTTTTTCGACAAGCGAGATGGATCACAGCTTGATCTCCTCTCCGTCAATGAGACATCTCAG GAACCGCTTCCAGAAGCTAAAGAGGACATTAACTCTGCATACTCACTCAGTGTTGAGGCTGCATATGTGAACCAGAACTTCTCCCAGCAAGTTCTTGTGCGTGATGGTAATCGGATTGCTTTTGAGGAGCCAAATCCTTTTGCCAGCGAGAGTGAGGAGCCGGCATCTGTTGCATATCGATACCGTCGGTGGAAGCTTGATGAGAACATCTCACTTGTTGCTCGTTGCGAGGTTCATGGTGCCATGGTGGACACCAAGGGTGGTAGGTCCCTGCTCACAATCAATGCACTGAATGAGTTTGATCCGAAGTACTCCGGTGTTGATTGGAGGCAGAAGCTTGAGACACAAAGGGGAGCCGTTCTTGCAACCGAGCTCAAAAACAATGCTAACAAACTTGCACGGTGGACAGCACAAGCACTACTTTCAGGTGCTGATGTAATGAAGCTCGGCTATGTCTCGAGGGCACACCCTCGTGACCATTTCAATCATGTCATCCTCAGTGTGCAAGGGTACAAGCCAAGGGAATTTGCGATGCAGATCAATTTGAACACTTCTAATATGTGGGGGATTGTCAAGTCAATTGTCGATCTTTGTTTAAAGCTCAATGAAGGGAAGTATGTGCTTGTGAAAGACCCAGCGAAGCCACAGGTGAGAATATACGAGGTGCCTGCTGATGCATTTGAGAACGATTATGTTGAGGAGCCGTTGCCTGAGGAGGAGCAAGTTCAGCCTCCCACAGAGGAGGAGAGTACTGCCACCGCTGCTGCAGTTGCTGCTAGCAAGGATGCTGAAGAGAAGGATGCTGATGTTTGA
- the LOC116251521 gene encoding serine/threonine-protein kinase-like protein CR4: MSSLPSHLQKNHPKAHFPPFHLILTMLITKTPTLFHLLQVVILVLLSNEDLEVSSFGSMSSIAVSYGENGPSFCSLNTVDGSRSVRCQGADSAVVYATPASLPFLGLTAGDGFVCGLLMHQHQPYCWGNNIYIQMGVPQPMKPGAIYIDISAGDHHLCALRRPTSRNSSIVDCWGYNMTNSYGFGDEIMSITGGSGFNCGLLVRNGTAVCWGDESDSGVSSLIPRNASFHGVSAGGFHVCGVLADGGSRVFCWGRSLSLEGSHGGSSGGNVDLVPDFPFLSVVGGRFHACGIKAYDHGVVCWGFRLEQSTPVPDNMSAFAIAAGDYFTCGVPTASSMNPICWGENFPTGLPLAVSPVRSSGDDGKRRKWSSLRTPIFLAELAIAVFLVSAVALAAILYVRFKLQKASGAAESKRGKSSVSSSFRKNIVKVKPDLEELKIRRAQQFGYEELEKATDGFSDESQVGRGSFSCVFKGVLKDGTVVAVKRAIMASDLKKNSKEFHTELDLLSRLNHAHLLNLLGYCEEGGERLLVYEFMAHGSLHELLHGKKKGKEPLDWIRRVTIAVQAARGIEYLHGYACPPVIHRDIKSSNILIDEEWNARVADFGLSLLGPTDSSSALSELPAGTLGYLDPEYYRLHYLTTKSDVYSFGVLLLEILSGRKAIDMQFEEGNIVEWAVPLIKDGNLEAILDASLKQPVESEALRKIANVACKCVRMRGKERPSMDKVTTALERALAVLMGSPSNEQPILPSEVVLGSSRLHKKASQRSSNRSASEIDMGEGDDQRTEFRAPSWITFPSLASSQRRKSSASEADIEGKNPGGNDHMKIVVTGDGLMSLEEEIGPASPQQEIFLRHNF, encoded by the coding sequence ATGTCTTCTCTACCCTCTCACCTGCAGAAGAATCATCCAAAGGCTCACTTTCCTCCTTTTCACCTCATTCTCACCATGTTGATTACAAAGACGCCAACATTATTCCACCTTCTTCAGGTTGTCATCTTGGTGCTGCTCTCCAACGAAGATCTCGAGGTTTCTTCCTTTGGTTCCATGTCGTCCATCGCCGTCTCGTATGGTGAGAATGGCCCGAGCTTCTGCAGCCTGAACACGGTTGATGGGTCTCGCTCAGTGAGGTGCCAAGGTGCTGATTCTGCCGTCGTTTACGCCACACCAGCGAGCCTCCCCTTCTTGGGCCTGACTGCAGGCGATGGCTTCGTGTGTGGGCTTCTAATGCACCAGCACCAGCCTTACTGCTGGGGAAACAACATCTACATACAAATGGGAGTTCCCCAGCCCATGAAACCAGGGGCTATTTACATAGACATCAGCGCTGGTGATCACCACCTGTGTGCTCTGAGAAGACCCACCTCAAGAAACTCCTCCATTGTTGATTGCTGGGGCTATAACATGACGAACTCCTACGGCTTTGGGGACGAGATCATGTCCATTACAGGTGGGTCTGGTTTCAATTGCGGGTTGCTCGTGAGGAATGGGACTGCGGTGTGCTGGGGAGACGAATCGGACAGTGGGGTGAGCAGCTTGATCCCGAGGAACGCCAGCTTCCATGGTGTTTCAGCTGGTGGGTTTCATGTTTGCGGCGTTTTGGCTGATGGGGGGTCGAGAGTTTTCTGCTGGGGGAGGAGCCTGAGCTTGGAGGGCAGCCATGGCGGCAGCAGTGGGGGAAACGTAGACCTTGTTCCCGATTTCCCTTTCCTCTCTGTTGTTGGTGGTAGGTTTCATGCCTGTGGGATCAAGGCCTATGATCATGGCGTCGTCTGTTGGGGGTTCAGGCTTGAACAGAGCACCCCTGTTCCGGATAACATGAGCGCTTTCGCCATTGCTGCTGGTGATTATTTCACTTGCGGTGTTCCCACTGCCAGTTCCATGAACCCCATCTGTTGGGGCGAAAATTTTCCGACTGGCCTTCCCCTGGCCGTGTCTCCGGTTCGATCTTCGGGCGACGACGGGAAGAGACGCAAGTGGTCGTCCTTGCGGACGCCGATTTTCCTAGCCGAGCTGGCCATTGCCGTCTTCCTGGTAAGCGCCGTTGCCTTAGCTGCCATACTTTATGTTAGATTCAAATTGCAGAAGGCTAGTGGCGCTGCGGAGTCGAAGAGGGGAAAGAGCTCCGTGAGCAGTTCTTTCCGCAAGAACATTGTGAAGGTTAAGCCCGACTTGGAAGAGCTGAAGATTAGGAGGGCTCAGCAGTTTGGTTACGAGGAGCTGGAGAAGGCGACCGATGGATTCAGTGATGAATCCCAAGTGGGCAGAGGCAGTTTTTCCTGCGTCTTCAAAGGGGTCCTCAAAGATGGAACCGTCGTCGCAGTCAAGCGAGCGATAATGGCGTCTGATCTGAAGAAAAATTCCAAGGAATTCCACACAGAGCTCGACCTCTTGTCGAGACTAAACCATGCCCATTTGCTTAATTTGCTCGGTTATTGCGAAGAGGGCGGGGAGAGGCTCCTCGTTTATGAATTCATGGCTCACGGTTCATTACATGAGCTCCTCCAtgggaagaagaaagggaaggagccTCTAGACTGGATCAGAAGGGTCACCATTGCCGTTCAAGCGGCTCGAGGGATCGAATACCTCCATGGCTACGCTTGCCCTCCTGTGATTCATCGCGACATTAAATCTTCAAACATTCTGATCGATGAAGAGTGGAATGCCCGAGTCGCTGATTTCGGCTTGTCCTTGTTGGGGCCAACAGACAGCAGCTCCGCATTGTCGGAGCTGCCTGCGGGAACATTGGGCTACCTTGATCCGGAGTACTACAGGCTGCACTACCTCACAACGAAGAGCGACGTCTACAGCTTCGGCGTTCTGCTTCTCGAGATCTTGAGTGGGAGAAAAGCGATCGATATGCAATTCGAAGAAGGAAACATTGTAGAATGGGCAGTTCCTCTGATAAAAGATGGGAATCTTGAGGCGATTCTTGATGCGAGCCTGAAGCAGCCCGTAGAGAGCGAAGCATTGAGGAAGATTGCAAATGTAGCTTGCAAGTGTGTGAGGATGAGGGGGAAGGAGAGGCCTTCCATGGACAAGGTCACCACAGCCCTGGAGAGAGCTCTTGCTGTGTTAATGGGGAGTCCTTCCAACGAGCAGCCAATCCTCCCGAGTGAAGTGGTACTGGGCAGCAGCCGGTTGCACAAGAAAGCTTCTCAGAGATCTTCAAACCGATCTGCCTCAGAAATTGATATGGGGGAAGGCGACGATCAGAGGACCGAGTTCAGAGCACCGTCGTGGATAACCTTTCCTAGTCTGGCTTCATCACAGAGGAGGAAGTCCTCGGCGTCCGAAGCAGACATCGAGGGGAAGAATCCCGGGGGTAATGATCACATGAAGAttgttgtcacgggagatggatTGATGAgtttggaagaagagattgggCCTGCTTCTCCTCAACAAGAGATCTTCTTGCGACACAACTTTTGA
- the LOC116251084 gene encoding putative invertase inhibitor: protein MRNQRQRIPIPHTIFFFLLFPLTSLQYVKSQGLDLIKRTCRQTDDFDFCLTTLQAVNGSYSADLAGLENITVTLGIRNATSTLYLINVLFQRTRWGTPLSDYLEKCEEMYSYALISLRFAVDQLRKRAYAQVRSAIAESIVNVVGCDDQKIYSPPLAKQNQDLMKLGELALSILKLTGYQG from the coding sequence atgagaaatcaaagacaaCGAATACCGATCCCTCACAcgatcttcttcttcctcctcttcccgcTCACATCGCTACAGTATGTGAAGAGCCAAGGCCTGGACCTCATCAAGAGGACTTGCCGGCAAACGGACGATTTCGATTTCTGCCTGACCACGCTTCAGGCCGTGAACGGAAGCTACAGTGCTGACCTCGCGGGCTTGGAGAACATCACCGTGACACTGGGGATCAGGAACGCCACCTCCACGCTCTACCTCATCAACGTGCTTTTCCAAAGGACGAGATGGGGGACGCCGCTGAGCGATTACCTGGAAAAATGTGAGGAGATGTACTCGTACGCGCTCATCAGCCTGCGCTTCGCCGTGGATCAGCTGAGGAAGAGGGCCTACGCTCAGGTGCGGTCCGCCATCGCCGAGTCCATCGTCAACGTGGTTGGGTGCGATGATCAGAAGATCTACTCGCCGCCTCTGGCGAAGCAGAATCAGGACCTTATGAAACTTGGGGAGCTTGCTCTCTCCATTCTCAAGCTCACTGGGTATCAAGGCTGA